TGTCCTTGGCAACAAACACCCACGGTTCTGAGGGGAGGAACGAGGAGTTATCCTCAAACCCCACCCACTCTAGAGTTGTTATTCGGGAGCAACAGCTTTCTCAGCATGATGGTTGATAGACCAACGATGGTCAATCGCTACAGAAGAAAACTGGCAAATTTCTTCCAGGTGCTTTTGTTGGACAGCTGCTTTACGCAAAGTAATAATTAGCTGATTTACCTGATGCCGCAAATCCGGGTTTTGACTTACTGCTGACATCGTTTGTCTTTCTAAAAGTTGCAGTATAAGTTCGTAATGGATAGGTGAGGGCAGAGGAATTTGCTCCATGAAGTTAATTTGCTTTTTCAAATAGGGGATTTTGGGATCGGCCAAGGCTTTTTCTTACTAACTTAATTGTTACATAGGCAACCAGTATTTGCTAAACCCTGAGATAGAGTAGGCTATAAAGATTTGGCAAAGAGATTGATAATTGCTAACTCTGGATCTGGTTGCTTGACTAAAGACTCACCAATCAAGACTGCGGATGCGCCCGCTGTTGATACTAAAGTTAAATCATCTGGTTTATGTAATCCTGACTCACTCACAACCAAGATGTTCCGTTCTTGCAACTGCTGACCTCTTACTGCTAGCAGTTGACAAGTTGTTTGCAAGTCTACAGAAAAATCTTCTAAATTGCGATTATTAATTCCTACCAAAGTGACGCCATCTAAGGCTAACACACGGTCAAGTTCTTCTAAACTATGGACTTCAATTAAAGCTGCCATTTTAAGGGAATTGGCAATTTTGACGAAGTACTGCAAATCTCGATCGCTAAGTATAGCGGCAATCAATAAAACTGCATCTGCCCCCCGAATTCGTGCTAAGTACATTTGATAAGGATAGATGACAAAATCCTTACACAACAAGGGTAAATCTACGACAGTCCGAACCTTACTTAAATTGTCAAAGCTGCCTTGAAAGAATTTGCTATCTGTGAGTACGGAAAGACAACTAGCGCCACCTTGTTGATAAGAAAGAGCGATCGCAGTTGGGTCAAAATTTTCCCGTAAAACCCCTTTACTAGGTGAAGCTTTTTTTACCTCTGCAATTAACGCTGGTTTTGTCTTACCTTGCCTTAGCGCCCCAACAAAATCACGAGTTGGCGGTGCAGTAAGTACCTGCTTTTGTAATTCTCGCAAAGGCACTCTTTCCCGCATTTGCTCAACTTCTATTTCTTTTTGCCAGACAATTTCTTCCAAAATGTTATTCGGCTCTGTACCTGGCATAACAACCTGATAACTTAAATATGAAATAGCAATAGGTGTACTCGGCGAACGGCGACGGATTTGCATATTAGTCAAGG
The genomic region above belongs to Calothrix sp. NIES-2098 and contains:
- the trpC gene encoding indole-3-glycerol phosphate synthase, which codes for MQIRRRSPSTPIAISYLSYQVVMPGTEPNNILEEIVWQKEIEVEQMRERVPLRELQKQVLTAPPTRDFVGALRQGKTKPALIAEVKKASPSKGVLRENFDPTAIALSYQQGGASCLSVLTDSKFFQGSFDNLSKVRTVVDLPLLCKDFVIYPYQMYLARIRGADAVLLIAAILSDRDLQYFVKIANSLKMAALIEVHSLEELDRVLALDGVTLVGINNRNLEDFSVDLQTTCQLLAVRGQQLQERNILVVSESGLHKPDDLTLVSTAGASAVLIGESLVKQPDPELAIINLFAKSL